The genomic DNA CAGGTTTGTCTAGCCCCTTTCTTCATCTGAAGAGGTGCGAGGACGGTAATACCGCGTGCCTTTGAGCGGTTCGGGAAGGTGGCTTTGCTCCGCCTTGGCCGCCGGATCGTCATGTACATACCGGTATCCCTTGCCGTATCCAATGTCTTTCATCAGCGAGGTCACAGCATTTCGCAGGTGCAGCGGAACACCGAGATTCCCATGTTGCCGGGCATCGCGGCGAGCCTCTTGGAGCCCCACATAAGACGCATTGTCCTTCGGGCGTGAAGCCAGAAAGGTCGTACCGTGGGCTAAGTTGATTTGAGCCTCGGGCAATCCCACAAACTCGACGGCTTGCGCGACGGCATTCGCGACAACCAGCGCGTGTGGGTCGGCATTGCCGATGTCTTCAGACGCGAAAATCACCATGCGACGGGCGATGAATCGAGGCGGCTCTCCACCTTCCAGCATCCGCGCCAGCCAGTACAACGCCCCGTCAGGATCGGAATCGCGCAGGCTTTTAATGTAGGCCGACACCAGATTGTAGTGCTCCTCGCCCGATTTATCGTACCGCAACGATTGAGCTAGCAACGCGCGGTCCAGGATGACCTCGTCGATCGTCCTGGTTCCATCCCCGCCTACCTGAACGTGACCGGCCACAAACTCCAGCGTGGTCAGCAGACTTCTCGCATCTCCGTTGCCGAGTGCAATCAGTCGTTCACGCGCTGCAGGCTGTACCGTGAGTCGCAGGAAACCAAGGCCGTGCTCGAAATCGGCAATAGCGCGGTCGAGAATGGAACCGAGTGCGTCTCCGGACAGAGGCTGCAGCACCACCACAAGGGAGCGAGAGAGCAGAGGCGCGATCAATTCGAAGGAAGGGTTTTCGGTGGTGGCTCCGATGAGGACGACGGTCCCCCGTTCCACATGCGGCAAAAAAGCATCTTGCTGCGCCTTATTGAACCGGTGGATTTCATCCACGAACAGCGTGGTTGCGCGCCCCACGGCTCGCCGCTGTTCCGCCGCCTTGATGATGTCGCGCAGTTCTGGAATGCCGCCCGTGACGGCGGAGAAGGGAACAAACTGCGATTTCGTGTACTGCGCCACCAGCCCAGCCAACGTGGTTTTCCCGCAACCCGGAGGCCCCCAGAAAATGACCGATGACAGTCGATCCTGCTCAATCGCTTGCCTGAGTGGACACCCCAGACCGACCACCTCTTCCTGTCCAACCAGGTCATCGAAGTGCCGCGGACGCAGACGTTCCGCCAAGGGAACTTTTCCAGGCGGGGCTGACACCCGAGGGGCAGGGAATAGATCGCCTGTGGAATCATGGGTCGGCATCAATACTCCGTCTTACGACTATCCACTGCATTCTATACGCCGCGCCGGAATCACCGCAAACCGACGGACGACGATCACTCAGTTCTTGATTCTCCCTGCCGGCAATGGTACGAACGATCGCGCCACGTTCCCCCTTGAAGGATGTTCTGATGTTCTGTGACGTGAACGGCATTCGACTCGCCTACGACGACCACGGCAGGGGTATCCCGCTGCTCTTTCTTCACGCCTTCCCGCTGAACCGCTCGATGTGGGCACCGCAAGTGGCGTCGCTCTCACAGCAATTCCGGCCCATCGCCATCGATTTGCGAGGGCACGGTGAGTCGGATGCGCCACTCTGGTCGTTTTCGTTAGAGCAGTACGCCGATGATATTGCAGGCTTGCTCGATCGGCTTGCCATTCCCCGCGCCATTCTGATCGGCCTCTCCATGGGCGGATATGTCAGCCTGGCGTTCTCCAAAAAATATCGCCATCGACTCAAAGCCCTGGTATTGGCAGACACCCGCGCCCAAGCCGATAGCGCAGAGGGACGAGCGGGGCGTTACCAATTGGCGCAAATGGCCTACACGAAGGGGACACTGGCGGTCGCGGACATCATGCTCCCGAAACTGCTCGGCGCGCCGTCGCTGCAGCAAAAGCCAGAATTGGTACAATACGTTCGCGAGACGATTCATCAGAACCCGGTGAGCGGTATCCTCGTGGACCTCATGGCGATGGCAGATCGGCCGGACTCCCTGACTCACCTCCGTACGATCACCTGTCCAACGCTCGTGATGATCGGCCAAGAAGATCTCACCACTCCTCTTGCTGACGCCGAACTCATGGCGCGTGAAATCCCCGGCGCCCGGCTGGCCGTCATTCCAGCCGCCGGGCATTTGAGTAATCGGGAACAACCTGAGGTGTTTACCGAGCTGTTGCGGGGATTCGTCGAGGGCCTATCCAGCACAGCGGGCGTGAACGACTAGTTCCCGTCTCTCACGCTACTGCCGCGAATCAACTTCAAGAACTCTTCTCGCGTTTGCTGTTGCGTCCGGAACACGCCGAGCATAGAACTGCTGACCGCAACCGTGTTTTGCTTTTCCACACCCCGCATCATCATACACAGATGGCGGGCCTCCATGACCACGGCGACTCCATGGGCGTTCAATTTTTTCTTGAGCGTTTCCGCGATTTGCAGCGTCAACCGTTCCTGCACTTGCAGACGACGGCTGAACGCATCGACGACGCGTGGAATTTTACTGAGTCCGACGACTTTCTTGTTGGGGAGATACCCCACGTGACACTTGCCGAAGAACGGCAGCAGATGATGCTCGCACATGCTGAAGAAGTCGATGTCCTTCACGATCACCATTTCATCATACTCGATGGGAAAGAGAGCGCCGTTGAGCAAATGATCGATG from Nitrospira sp. includes the following:
- a CDS encoding replication-associated recombination protein A, translated to MPTHDSTGDLFPAPRVSAPPGKVPLAERLRPRHFDDLVGQEEVVGLGCPLRQAIEQDRLSSVIFWGPPGCGKTTLAGLVAQYTKSQFVPFSAVTGGIPELRDIIKAAEQRRAVGRATTLFVDEIHRFNKAQQDAFLPHVERGTVVLIGATTENPSFELIAPLLSRSLVVVLQPLSGDALGSILDRAIADFEHGLGFLRLTVQPAARERLIALGNGDARSLLTTLEFVAGHVQVGGDGTRTIDEVILDRALLAQSLRYDKSGEEHYNLVSAYIKSLRDSDPDGALYWLARMLEGGEPPRFIARRMVIFASEDIGNADPHALVVANAVAQAVEFVGLPEAQINLAHGTTFLASRPKDNASYVGLQEARRDARQHGNLGVPLHLRNAVTSLMKDIGYGKGYRYVHDDPAAKAEQSHLPEPLKGTRYYRPRTSSDEERG
- a CDS encoding alpha/beta fold hydrolase, which produces MFCDVNGIRLAYDDHGRGIPLLFLHAFPLNRSMWAPQVASLSQQFRPIAIDLRGHGESDAPLWSFSLEQYADDIAGLLDRLAIPRAILIGLSMGGYVSLAFSKKYRHRLKALVLADTRAQADSAEGRAGRYQLAQMAYTKGTLAVADIMLPKLLGAPSLQQKPELVQYVRETIHQNPVSGILVDLMAMADRPDSLTHLRTITCPTLVMIGQEDLTTPLADAELMAREIPGARLAVIPAAGHLSNREQPEVFTELLRGFVEGLSSTAGVND
- the folE gene encoding GTP cyclohydrolase I FolE, producing the protein MAKVVSGSRARRTKMASEASGQDVIEGLMTKLLVELGEDPDRNGLLNTPKRVAKAMRFMTQGYRQDIDHLLNGALFPIEYDEMVIVKDIDFFSMCEHHLLPFFGKCHVGYLPNKKVVGLSKIPRVVDAFSRRLQVQERLTLQIAETLKKKLNAHGVAVVMEARHLCMMMRGVEKQNTVAVSSSMLGVFRTQQQTREEFLKLIRGSSVRDGN